The following are encoded in a window of Fragaria vesca subsp. vesca unplaced genomic scaffold, FraVesHawaii_1.0 scf0513040, whole genome shotgun sequence genomic DNA:
- the LOC101308043 gene encoding glutamyl-tRNA(Gln) amidotransferase subunit A, chloroplastic/mitochondrial-like, which produces MLSTLQPPRSLSHFRRRPTSLKPLSSLSSQPVTHSTLTDQSHSPSQILSTRDSLLSRQITAAELAESFLARLRRTEPHLRSFLHVSDAAVLAQARDLDEKLRRNEEVGPLAGVLVAVKDNICTAEMPSTAGSRVLEGYTPPYDATAVRKIKELGGIVVGKTNLDEFGMGSTTEGSAFQVTANPWDTTRVPGGSSGGSAAAVSARQSMVSLGSDTGGSVRQPASFCGVVGLKPTYGRVSRFGLMAYASSLDVIGCFGTSVADAGILLHAISGHDRLDATSSKREVPDLAPHFISTSSLQSKPLKGLKIGLIRETLDDGVDIGVTSAIRTAALHLEELGCSVTEVSLPSFSLGLPAYYVIASSESSSNLSRYDGLRYGNQVAADELNSQYMDSRAKGFGSEVKRRILTGTYALSAGYYDAYYKRAQQVRTIIRKSFKAALDEHDILISPAAPSAAYKIGEKKNDPLAMYAGDIMTVNVNLAGLPALVLPCGFAQGGSAGLPVGLQMIGAAFDEEKLLRVGHIFEQTLQNCRFVPPLIADEDISF; this is translated from the exons ATGCTATCCACACTCCAACCACCGCGCTCACTCTCCCACTTCCGCCGCCGCCCCACCTCCCTTAAACCCCTCTCCTCCTTATCCTCACAGCCCGTCACCCACTCCACCCTCACAGACCAATCCCATTCACCCTCCCAAATCCTCTCCACCCGCGACTCCCTCCTCTCCCGCCAAATCACCGCCGCCGAGCTCGCCGAGTCCTTCCTCGCCCGCCTCCGCCGCACCGAGCCCCACCTCCGCTCCTTCCTCCACGTCTCCGACGCCGCCGTCCTCGCCCAGGCCCGCGACCTCGACGAGAAGCTTCGCCGGAATGAGGAGGTGGGCCCCCTGGCCGGGGTGCTCGTGGCCGTGAAGGACAACATATGCACGGCGGAGATGCCGTCCACGGCGGGGTCGAGGGTTTTGGAGGGGTACACGCCGCCGTATGATGCCACTGCTGTGAGGAAGATTAAGGAGCTGGGTGGGATTGTGGTGGGCAAGACCAATTTGGATGAGTTTGGGATGGGCAGCACCACCGAAGGCTCCGCCTTTCAG GTGACTGCAAACCCATGGGACACGACACGGGTGCCAGGAGGGTCATCAGGAGGCTCGGCTGCAGCGGTATCTGCTAGGCAGAGTATGGTTTCGTTGGGAAGTGATACTGGTGGAAGTGTGAGGCAGCCGGCATCGTTTTGCGGTGTTGTAGGGTTGAAGCCCACGTATGGGCGTGTTTCGAGGTTTGGACTTATGGCGTATGCGTCATCACTTGATGTTATTGGCTGCTTTGGAACATCTGTTGCTGATGCTGGGATTCTTCTTCATGCAATTTCTGGTCATGACAGGCTTGATGCCACCAGCAGCAAGCGT gaGGTTCCTGATCTTGCACCTCACTTTATTTCCACTAGTTCGCTACAGTCGAAACCTCTGAAAGGATTAAAAATTGGTCTGATTCGTGAAACTCTCGATGATGGTGTTGATATTGGAGTAACTTCTGCAATTCGTACTGCTGCACTGCATCTTGAAGAATTAGGATGCTCCGTAACAGAG GTCTCACTACCATCTTTCTCACTTGGATTGCCAGCCTACTATGTTATTGCTTCATCCGAGTCATCTTCGAATTTATCACGTTATGACGGTCTCAG GTATGGAAACCAAGTTGCTGCTGATGAGCTGAACTCTCAGTACATGGATTCCCGAGCCAAGGGATTTGGATCTGAG GTCAAAAGGAGAATTCTTACTGGAACATATGCCCTTTCAGCTGGTTATTATGATGCATATTATAAACGAGCCCAGCAG GTGAGGACTATAATCCGGAAAAGCTTCAAGGCGGCACTGGATGAACATGACATTTTAATCTCACCTGCTGCTCCGTCTGCTGCTTATAAGATTG gtgaaaagaaaaatgatccaTTAGCTATGTACGCGGGAGACATAATGACG GTTAATGTTAACTTGGCAGGTCTACCTGCATTGGTTCTGCCATGTGGATTTGCCCAAGGGGGGTCAGCAGGCCTTCCAGTTGGTCTTCAAATGATCGGTGCAGCATTTGATGAG GAAAAGTTGCTTAGAGTGGGTCACATTTTTGAGCAGACCCTTCAGAATTGCAGATTTGTTCCTCCATTGATAGCAGATGAAGACATATCATTCTAG
- the LOC101308339 gene encoding uncharacterized protein LOC101308339: MDEEFFRPNGKGIAPPSLVDLCIHVAIDNIRYLGDVGETDFDFLEQILPHSTKDQLMHIEKSTKGRDLSPVTDKLWRKFYEKDFGIERTNLVIERMKKKKVNFRWLQLYQAKLREVDEAENEAADRLKNSYKKEVARKQSRQVRICEKVPPSSNKRSWGGGGNYNVSNTKSNLLKKAKLDYLKSPEVRNAAVMRRTAIQRSAPPMKKSNGFSGNQLGSSSNQRNIVKPNAQLTSAAHR, encoded by the exons ATGGATGAGGAATTTTTTAGACCGAATGGGAAGGGAATAGCACCTCCATCTTTGGTTGATCTGTGCATTCATGTGGCGATAGATAATATAAGGTACCTAGGGGATGTTGGTGAAAcggattttgattttcttgagcAAATCTTGCCACATAGTACAAAAGACCAGTTGATGCATATCGAGAAGAGTACGAAA GGTAGGGATTTGAGTCCAGTAACTGATAAGTTGTGGAGGAAGTTCTATGAGAAGGACTTTGGTATTGAGAGGACTAATCTGGTGATTgaaaggatgaagaagaagaaagtcaattTCAGATGGTTACAATTGTATCAG GCCAAATTGAGGGAAGTGGATGAGGCTGAAAATGAAGCAGCTGACCGGTTGAagaattcatataaaaaagaagTTGCAC GGAAACAAAGTCGGCAAGTTCGTATCTGTGAAAAGGTCCCACCATCGAGCAATAAAAGAAGTTGGGGTGGAGGAG GAAACTATAATGTTTCTAATACAAAGAGCAACTTGCtgaagaaagcaaaattaGACTATCTTAAAAG TCCTGAGGTGAGAAATGCTGCAGTTATGAGGAGAACTGCGATCCAGAGGAG TGCCCCTCCCATGAAGAAGTCAAACGGGTTTTCTGGGAACCAACTGGGTTCCTCTTCTAATCAGA GGAACATTGTCAAACCAAATGCTCAGTTGACCTCTGCAGCACATCGTTGA
- the LOC101308632 gene encoding uncharacterized protein LOC101308632, which yields MALVVEDKRAGAVIVHGAQECYQQSIDLLQEMGFPKGVFPLKDLVECGRVKETGFVWMKQKAPYEHYFVGSNTRASYETEVTAYVEKGRMKKMTGIKSKLVFLWVPITEMIMEEPSTKKITFKTPMGIGRSFPVTAFMTEEEKQKYMENGNEE from the coding sequence ATGGCCCTAGTAGTGGAAGACAAGCGTGCAGGTGCTGTGATCGTGCATGGAGCTCAAGAGTGCTACCAACAATCCATTGATCTCTTGCAAGAGATGGGGTTTCCTAAAGGTGTTTTTCCCCTGAAAGACCTAGTGGAGTGTGGAAGGGTGAAGGAAACTGGGTTTGTGTGGATGAAGCAGAAGGCGCCGTACGAGCATTACTTTGTTGGGTCGAACACGAGAGCGAGCTATGAAACTGAGGTGACTGCGTATGTGGAGAAggggaggatgaagaagatgactgGGATCAAGAGCAAGCTGGTGTTTCTTTGGGTGCCTATTACTGAGATGATCATGGAGGAGCCATCAACCAAGAAGATCACTTTCAAGACTCCGATGGGGATCGGGAGGTCTTTTCCGGTCACGGCTTTCATGACCGAGGAGGAGAAGCAGAAGTATATGGAGAATGGTAACGAAGAGTAA